A stretch of Scheffersomyces stipitis CBS 6054 chromosome 2, complete sequence DNA encodes these proteins:
- a CDS encoding predicted protein produces MDTSTQKAVVYILRGAQLFFSILVLGLAAGLLADIGTNWNRVTYSLVIAIFTLIYAAFIGLIMHASMAHTILPIIILIIESLFTLFWLVAFALVADTFGSFTCYSATWCKLGKALIPFTLFNWLLFTATLILFIVFTIVPLCKINGANSITKPATLSYGAVFPASVPKAENKEELPAEQNIGINTSDDEAREAKDTHTNNDSFENVEHPHEMDREGIAPRD; encoded by the coding sequence ATGGATACTTCAACTCAGAAAGCAGTCGTTTACATTCTTCGTGGTGCTCAATTgttcttcagcatcttGGTCCTAGGTTTAGCAGCCGGTTTACTTGCCGATATTGGTACGAACTGGAATAGAGTAACTTATTCATTAGTTATTGCTATATTTACACTTATATATGCTGCTTTTATTGGTTTGATTATGCACGCTAGCATGGCCCATACAATTTTGCCTATCATTATCCTTATTATCGAGAGTTTGTTTACATTGTTCTGGTTAGTTGCCTTTGCTTTGGTTGCGGACACTTTTGGGTCGTTCACTTGCTATTCAGCTACTTGGTGTAAGCTTGGAAAGGCTCTTATTCCATTTACGTTGTTCAATTGGCTTTTGTTCACGGCCACTCTCATCTTATTTATTGTCTTCACAATTGTTCCATTGTGTAAGATCAACGGGGCTAATTCAATAACGAAGCCAGCAACCTTAAGCTACGGCGCAGTGTTTCCAGCAAGTGTGCCAAAGGctgaaaacaaagaagaattacCCGCGGAGCAGAACATCGGCATCAACACAAGCGACGACGAAGCAAGGGAAGCCAAGGATACACACACCAACAATGACTCCTTTGAAAATGTCGAACATCCTCATGAAATGGACCGAGAAGGAATTGCTCCCAGAGACTGA
- a CDS encoding predicted protein, with protein MNANIQKIVVYAIRGLQLLFSILVLGLSAGFLSDIESNFGRVSYNLVVSLFTIVYIVFLGVLSVTLQNTTLPIIILVIESLLTLFWLIAFALTADTFGSIDCFFLSDWCKIGKALIPFGLFNWLLFAASLILFVIYTSVPLGKAHGISGSLTKPTTFSFGAIFSNNIPAPESKEDPIAEENIGVSIYTEEQRESSLEKDEYPSADLGDEGTTLKD; from the coding sequence ATGAACGCTAACATACAAAAAATCGTCGTGTACGCTATCCGTGGATTGCAATTATTGTTCAGTATCTTGGTCCTTGGTTTGTCTGCTGGATTTCTTAGCGACATCGAATCTAATTTTGGTAGAGTCTCGTATAACTTGGTTGTTTCACTATTCACTATTGTCTATATTGTTTTCCTCGGAGTTTTGCTGGTCACGCTACAAAACACAACTTTGCCAATTATTATCCTCGTAATCGAGAGTTTATTGACTTTATTTTGGTTGATTGCCTTTGCATTGACTGCAGACACATTTGGACTGATAGACTGCTTTTTTTTATCTGACTGGTGTAAAATTGGTAAAGCACTTATCCCTTTCGGattgttcaattggttGCTATTTGCGGCCAGCTTAATATTGTTCGTGATTTACACCTCTGTTCCTTTGGGAAAAGCTCATGGGATTTCTGGTTCGTTgacaaaaccaacaacGTTCAGCTTTGGTGCCATTTTCTCCAATAATATTCCAGCTCCCGAGAGTAAAGAAGATCCAATAGCGGAAGAAAATATTGGCGTAAGCATCTATACCGAGGAACAAAGAGAGTCCTCGTTAGAGAAAGATGAGTATCCATCAGCTGACCTTGGTGATGAAGGTACTACCTTAAAAGACTGA
- a CDS encoding predicted protein: protein MSKVESIFTLGVRFIVTVVIRGLETIFTIIVLGLSASLVNDYSDYGRGIYAVVVSVLTLLSILHSFFLPLSFEFSWYFLSTLLTQSLEFVLWLIVFSLYADDFGDLDCSLLADETPCHVGKAAVAFSFLNWLLLIVVLSLLVVFVVVPAGFAAFQSKVEWTPGGIFPVVAAKEEDPEKVVAAGEGKDEPAEIIVNEQPENTEQTEHVDIDDIISPASAEPETEKESEPVPAPANL, encoded by the coding sequence ATGTCTAAGGTTGAGTCTATTTTTACCCTCGGTGTCAGGTTTATTGTCACTGTTGTGATACGTGGACTCGAAACAATTTTCACGATCATTGTTTTGGGGTTGTCTGCATCGCTCGTTAACGACTATAGTGACTACGGCAGAGGCATCTACGCGGTAGTTGTTTCGGTTCTTACCCTTTTGTCGATTCTCCATAGCTTCTTTTTACCACTCTCTTTTGAGTTCAGCTGGTACTTCTTGCTGACTCTTTTGACCCAGAGCTTGGAGTTTGTCCTCTGGTTGATTGTGTTTTCTCTCTATGCTGACGACTTTGGTGACTTGGACTGCTCGTTGCTTGCAGACGAAACTCCATGTCATGTTGGTAAGGCCGCAGTTGCCTTTTCTTTCCTTAattggttgttgttgattgTGGTTTTGCTGCTCTTGGTGGTTTTTGTTGTCGTACCTGCTGGCTTTGCAGCTTTCCAATCAAAGGTAGAATGGACACCTGGAGGAATCTTCCCAGTTGTAGCTGCTAAGGAAGAAGACCCAGAAAAGGTTGTTGCAGCTggagaaggaaaagacGAGCCTGCTGAAATCATTGTAAATGAACAACCAGAAAACACAGAACAGACTGAACATGTCGACATCGATGACATAATTAGCCCTGCCCTGGCTGAGCCGGAAACAGAAAAGGAACTGGAACCCGTTCCCGCCCCTGCAAATTTGTAA
- a CDS encoding predicted protein (go_funtion RNA binding; endoribonuclease activity), with protein sequence SSCPIDIPFTCTNSTPIENSCCFESPGGVFVATQFWDYYPAIGDNDSWTLHGLWPDNCDGSWEEFCDDSLNVDSRIKPILVDQFKDPELYEKMARSWKNFNGDDESLWTHEFNKHGTCVRTIRPKCYYNFKQHQNIYDYYKIAVSTYEKLPTYDFFAQEGIVPSDTETYSKKQIDDALTKHFGYPVYFKCNKFNALQEVWYFHHLKGSIKGEEFSRISRLNEPRCPESGIKLYPKGWKPPTVPHPPNPPTGGDRGFIKLPNHPGCLISNGHWYQYGTCATYQLVKSTFGGINLKTSKGFCGFDSLGQFACGPNYSPSKFQFQFNKDTKEIGYGGKYDWCYNPEGKHGTGKFQQIPVKLKDSS encoded by the coding sequence AGTTCGTGCCCAATTGATATCCCTTTTACTTGCACCAACTCCACGCCAATTGAAAACTCGTGCTGCTTTGAAAGTCCAGGAGGTGTCTTTGTCGCTACTCAGTTTTGGGACTATTACCCTGCCATTGGAGACAACGATTCGTGGACTTTGCACGGCTTGTGGCCCGATAACTGCGATGGGTCTTGGGAAGAGTTCTGTGACGACTCGCTCAATGTCGACTCCAGGATCAAGCCTATCTTAGTTGACCAGTTCAAAGATCCCGAATTGTATGAAAAGATGGCCAGAAGCTGGAAAAACTTCAATGGCGACGACGAAAGCTTGTGGACTCATGAGTTCAACAAACATGGAACTTGTGTCAGAACCATTCGCCCAAAATGTtactacaacttcaagcAACACCAGAATATCTACGACTACTACAAGATTGCCGTTTCGACCTACGAAAAATTACCAACTTACGATTTTTTTGCTCAAGAAGGGATTGTTCCGTCAGACACGGAAACTTATTCCAAGAAGCAGATTGACGATGCTCTTACCAAACACTTTGGATATCCAGTCTATTTCAAGTGCAACAAGTTTAACGCTCTCCAGGAAGTCTGGTACTTCCACCATTTGAAAGGCTCGATCAAAGGCGAAGAGTTTAGTAGAATTTCTCGTTTGAATGAGCCCAGATGCCCCGAATCGGGCATCAAGCTTTATCCAAAGGGCTGGAAACCTCCTACTGTTCCACATCCTCCCAACCCTCCAACTGGTGGCGACAGAGGGTTCATCAAGTTGCCCAACCATCCAGGATGTCTTATATCCAATGGCCATTGGTACCAATATGGTACTTGTGCTACTTACCAGTTAGTCAAATCAACTTTTGGAGGTATCAACTTAAAAACATCAAAGGGCTTCTGTGGATTCGATAGCTTGGGCCAGTTTGCTTGCGGACCTAACTATTCTCCTTCCAAGTTCCAGTTCCAGTTTAATAAGGATACCAAAGAGATTGGCTATGGTGGCAAATACGACTGGTGCTACAACCCAGAAGGTAAGCATGGCACCGGGAAATTCCAGCAGATTCCTGTGAAGTTAAAggattcttct
- the SAH1 gene encoding S-adenosyl-L-homocysteine hydrolase (go_funtion adenosylhomocysteinase activity~go_process one-carbon compound metabolism), producing the protein MSAPSHNYKVADISLAAFGRKDIELSENEMPGLMYIRKKYGADQPLKGARIAGCLHMTIQTAVLIETLVALGAEVTWTSCNIFSTQDHAAAAIAATGVPVFAWKGETDEEYEWCIEQQLFAFKDGKKLNLILDDGGDLTNLVHTKYPEMLEDCYGLSEETTTGVHHLYKSLRDGKLKVPAINVNDSVTKSKFDNLYGCRESLVDGIKRATDVMIAGKVAVVAGFGDVGKGCAMALHGMGARVIVTEIDPINALQAAVSGYQVAPLDEVASIGQIFVTTTGCRDIITGKHFEQMPEDAIVCNIGHFDIEIDVAWLKANAESVVNIKPQVDRFLMKNGRHVILLAEGRLVNLGCATGHSSFVMSCSFSNQVLAQIALYKANDQEFRTKYPEFSKTGPFDVGVHLLPKILDETVARCHLEHLGARLTTLTETQAEYLGIPQQGPFKAEIYRY; encoded by the coding sequence ATGTCTGCTCCATCTCACAACTACAAAGTCGCTGATATCTCCCTCGCTGCCTTCGGTAGAAAGGACATTGAATTGTCCGAAAACGAAATGCCAGGTTTGATGTACATCAGAAAGAAGTACGGTGCCGATCAACCTTTGAAGGGTGCCAGAATCGCCGGTTGTTTGCACATGACCATCCAGACCGCTGTCTTGATTGAAACCTTGGTTGCTCTTGGTGCCGAAGTTACCTGGACCTCCTGTAACATTTTCTCCACTCAAGACCAcgctgctgctgccatcGCCGCTACTGGTGTTCCAGTGTTCGCCTGGAAGGGAGAAACCGATGAGGAATACGAATGGtgtattgaacaacaattgTTCGCCTTCAAGGATggcaagaagttgaacttgatcttAGACGATGGTGGagacttgaccaacttggttCACACCAAGTACCCAGAAATGTTGGAAGACTGTTACGGTTTGTCTGAAGAAACCACCACTGGTGTCCACCACTTGTACAAGTCCTTGAGAGACGGCAAGTTGAAGGTTCCAGCCATCAACGTCAACGACTCCGTcaccaagtccaagttcGACAACTTGTACGGTTGTCGTGAATCTTTGGTTGACGGTATCAAGAGAGCCACTGATGTCATGATTGCCGGTAAggttgctgttgttgctggtttCGGTGATGTTGGTAAGGGTTGTGCCATGGCCTTGCACGGTATGGGTGCCAGAGTCATTGTCACTGAAATCGATCCTATCAACGCTCTTCAAGCTGCCGTTTCTGGTTATCAAGTTGCTCCTTTGGATGAAGTTGCTTCCATCGGTCAAATCTTCGTCACCACCACTGGTTGTCGTGATATCATCACCGGTAAGCACTTTGAGCAGATGCCAGAAGATGCTATTGTTTGTAACATCGGTCACTTTGACATTGAAATCGACGTCGCTTGGTTGAAGGCCAACGCCGAGTCCGTTGTCAACATCAAGCCTCAAGTCGACagattcttgatgaagaacgGCCGTCACGTCATCCTTTTGGCTGAAGGTAGATTGGTCAACTTGGGATGTGCCACCGGTCACTCTTCCTTCGTCATGTCCTGTTCTTTCTCCAACCAGGTCTTGGCTCAAATCGCCTTGTACAAGGCTAACGACCAAGAATTCAGAACCAAGTACCCTGAATTCTCCAAGACTGGTCCATTCGACGTTGGTGTCCACTTGTTgccaaagatcttggacGAAACCGTCGCTAGATGCCACTTGGAACACTTGGGTGCTAGATTGACCACCTTGACCGAAACCCAGGCTGAATACTTGGGTATCCCACAACAAGGTCCTTTCAAGGCTGAAATCTACAGATACTAG
- the GLN3 gene encoding regulates glutamine-repressible gene products (go_component nucleus~go_funtion transcription factor activity~go_process regulation of transcription, DNA-dependent), with protein MSEDFESGPSIVELFLSAKKLLSLQTRVENRQLRKSNSKSQLSHMNNTNNTSHLQTSSTTSSTPNQTFGSSGMSASPKHDKVLDLLSPLSIDDLKNSPYIPKSNASATATNVSNAKSSQIQAPAVGSNSVGSNSNHQNNGTHNSNKSARTINTPASMNDDSSPPNSNMSVTSSRHNSDSTSASSQPSASSSSANIEKEMDFSPMVIDEEGNNDKHISNSNRSINNSNNNSNTKSNTNETATSNSNGTIKSNLTSSLSQQIMKSTSPTPPAAAARPTECYNCHTLNTPLWRKDPTGNTLCNACGLFLKLHGTTRPLSLKTDVIKKRSSRKAPVANQKLSSSMPSSSYKSLSMNDQAMTNVIKFNSNYVGSIPIASKDSSVISSSNVLSNVQQGGVQTAPNSLRDGSLPRYKNVLILPKPSSSTNLSTGGSTPNTPTSVNMKSIPIPNQHGSSVTSPSSPYTPGSVQNANQQFKRKKSDINISGDYYGSTNSIYENGRRVSSTSLSNSYGTSLSNSYNKRGGFSSSSFQSSSFNRRTSMTNLQSQQRKLTSNSFSLSNSYSNNSNNNNSSNSANSLTSSNISLLNQRMTGTNNGNSFFDNPPAPTISRHNSSASTIMKQGMVSTPGSVSASSPSFHRNSYTEYYRRNPGFESNNAVDSISIPPAPLNVVDLLPSSRPLNVSDSVSSNKPFVNPGIDDEVVNVNELMDTSGGDNDFFKNFTSLQNDEFIAGTNVKSEPELDLQPHTSNVSTKSSLTDGLKNQKRANLANSMNNDVKDLDWLKFEI; from the coding sequence ATGTCTGAAGACTTTGAATCCGGCCCCTCTATTGTCGAGCTCTTTTTGTCTGCCAAAAAGCTACTTTCGCTCCAGACACGAGTTGAAAATCGACAGCTCAGAAAGTCTAACTCCAAGAGCCAACTCAGTCACATGAACAACACGAATAATACCAGCCACTTGCAGACCTCTTCCACGACCTCCAGCACGCCTAACCAGACATTTGGCAGCTCCGGCATGTCGGCCAGTCCCAAACATGATAAAGTTCTAGATTTGCTATCGCCTCTCTCCATAGACGATCTCAAGAACTCCCCGTATATACCCAAATCGAACGCTTCAGCTACTGCAACAAACGTCAGCAACGCCAAGTCGCTGCAGATACAAGCTCCGGCCGTAGGGTCGAATAGCGTCggcagcaacagcaaccaCCAAAATAATGGCACTCACAATAGTAATAAGAGCGCCCGCACTATCAACACTCCAGCATCGATGAATGACGATTCATCTCCACCAAACTCAAATATGTCTGTCACTTCATCCAGACATAACTCCGACTCTACACTGGCCTCCAGCCAGCCGTCTGCATCGTCCAGCTCTGCCAATATCGAAAAAGAGATGGACTTCAGTCCTATGGTAATAGACGAAGAGGGCAATAATGACAAGCAcatcagcaacagcaacagaagcattaacaacagcaacaataacagTAACACTAAAAGTAATACCAACGAAACTGCTACTTCTAATAGTAACGGTACCATAAAGTCAAACTTGACCAGTTCGCTTTCACAGCAAATAATGAAGTCCACCAGCCCCACTCCTCCAGCAGCTGCTGCCAGACCAACAGAATGCTATAACTGTCATACTTTGAACACTCCCTTGTGGAGAAAGGACCCAACAGGAAACACCTTATGTAATGCCTGTGggttgttcttgaagttgcacGGAACCACAAGACCGTTGTCTCTCAAGACCGACGTTATCAAGAAGCGGTCATCGCGCAAAGCCCCCGTGGCCAACCAGAAGCTTTCGTCTTCgatgccttcttcttcgtacAAGTCACTCTCTATGAACGATCAGGCCATGACTAACGTAATCAAGTTCAACCTGAACTACGTAGGAAGTATCCCCATTGCCAGCAAGGATAGCTCCGTAATCAGCAGCAGTAACGTACTTAGCAATGTCCAGCAAGGCGGTGTCCAGACCGCTCCCAACTCATTGCGGGATGGATCACTTCCTAGATACAAAAACGTGCTCATTTTACCTAAACCATCCAGTTCCACCAATCTCAGTACCGGAGGCTCGACTCCTAATACCCCTACTTCGGTCAACATGAAGTCGATTCCTATCCCTAATCAACACGGAAGTTCTGTAACTAGTCCTTCTTCTCCGTATACGCCTGGTTCTGTCCAGAACGCTAACCAACAGTTCAAACGTAAGAAGTCAGATATCAACATTTCGGGTGACTACTACGGCAGTACGAACAGCATATATGAGAACGGAAGAAGAGTTTCGTCTACGTCTTTGTCAAATAGCTACGGAACCTCTCTTTCTAATAGTTATAACAAAAGGGGCGGCTTctcgtcgtcttcgttcCAGTCGTCTTCGTTCAACAGAAGAACGTCTATGACAAACTTGCAATCGCAGCAACGGAAGTTAACTTCAAACAGTTTCAGCTTGAGTAACAGCTACAGcaacaatagcaataataataatagtaGCAATAGTGCCAACTCGTTGACTTCATCCAACATCAGCCTTTTGAACCAGCGGATGACGGGCACAAATAACGGTAACTCGTTCTTCGACAACCCTCCTGCTCCTACTATTTCTAGACATAACAGTTCTGCCAGTACTATCATGAAGCAAGGCATGGTTTCGACACCTGGGTCGGtgtctgcttcttctccttcgtTCCACCGGAATTCATATACTGAGTACTATAGAAGGAACCCTGGGTTCGAGTCGAACAATGCTGTCGACTCTATCAGCATTCCTCCGGCTCCGTTGAACGTAGTAGATTTGCTTCCTTCGTCCAGACCTTTGAACGTTTCGGACTCTGTGAGCAGCAACAAGCCTTTTGTGAATCCTGGTATTGATGACGAGGTGGTGAATGTCAACGAATTAATGGATACAAGCGGCGGAGATAACGATTTCTTTAAGAACTTTACGTCTTTGCAGAACGATGAGTTTATAGCTGGCACCAACGTCAAGAGCGAGCCAGAGTTGGATCTCCAGCCCCATACCAGCAATGTTAGCACGAAGTCGTCTTTGACCGACGGAttgaagaaccaaaagaGAGCCAATCTTGCAAATAGTATGAACAACGACGTAAAAGACTTGGACTGGTTGAAATTCGAGATCTAG